In a single window of the Ptychodera flava strain L36383 unplaced genomic scaffold, AS_Pfla_20210202 Scaffold_77__1_contigs__length_564769_pilon, whole genome shotgun sequence genome:
- the LOC139128900 gene encoding transmembrane protein 145-like isoform X1 gives MMKSTSLTFGSIWMLGCILVIQMFLIAPGDAKIIQGHMKTASNFNFIDRFCFQPNEKGTLHYEIKYKAENCCYKLLMFNDEPDQWPYIRKHEDTLTCGDKKEAIPGTHNSKLTLTDGYNGCKKVTDSDGIEWMHCVGGRSFQTPRARWWYLVMSNCYSDVAMDFDYNITMTNGVKLWDKHFSADERYILETNLVFMVLYFFLSVITIRFSKILSERRFLHSTYKLFAFSVLAEFSSLFLMTIAYGMYGKTGLPYPGLEMFANFIESAGILVFILTIILLGKGFTITRGKLSEVSLTKLAVFMTVYTIVYCALYFCEETMFDPRDVLYKYESYAGYGLIGLYFIGFVWTHYAIYFSIKHHPDMVEFYVQFGVVFSFWWLATPVTILVCNYAIDAWVRAKVVNALRELSSVLDTSSS, from the exons ATGATGAAGTCGACAAGTTTGACGTTTGGTAGCATTTGGATGCTAGGTTGTATCCTAGTAATTCAGATGTTTCTCATCGCCCCCGGTGATGCAAAAATCATCCAAGGGCATATGAAAACGGCTTCG AACTTCAATTTCATTGATAGGTTTTGTTTCCAGCCAAATGAAAAGGGAACACTCCACTATGAAATTAAGTACAAAGCC GAAAACTGTTGTTACAAGTTACTGATGTTTAATGATGAACCTGACCAATGGCCGTATATCCGAAAACATGAAGATACCTTG ACTTGTGGTGATAAGAAGGAAGCAATTCCAGGGACTCACAATTCCAAGCTGACATTGACTGATGGGTATAATGGATGCAAGAAAGTGACTGACTCCGATGGCATTGAG TGGATGCACTGTGTTGGAGGTCGCTCCTTTCAAACACCCCGTGCACGTTGGTGGTACTTGGTGATGAGTAACTGTTATTCTGATGTAGCTATGGACTTTGATTATAACATTACTATGACCAACGGTGTCAAGTTGTGGGATAAACACTTCTCAGCTGATGAAAGAT ATATTCTGGAAACCAATTTGGTGTTTATGGTTTTGTATTTCTTCCTGTCTGTGATCACCATCCGATTTTCCA AGATTCTGTCAGAACGGAGATTTCTACACTCGACATACAAGTTGTTTGCCTTCTCAGTATTGGCAGAATTTTCCAGTTTGTTTCTAATGACAATTGCATACGGCATGTACGGAAAGACCGGTTTACCGTATCCTGGATTGGAAATGTTCG caaactttattgaatcAGCAGGAATTCTGGTCTTCATCTTGACAATCATTTTGCTTGGCAAAGGATTTACAATCACAAG AGGTAAACTGAGTGAAGTGAGTTTGACAAAGCTGGCAGTCTTCATGACGGTATACACCATTGTGTACTGTGCTCTGTACTTCTGTGAGGAAACCATGTTTGACCCAAGAGATGTTCTCTACAAATATGAATCTTATGCCGGCTATGGACTGATTGGACTGTATTTCATTG GATTTGTATGGACTCACTATGCCATCTACTTCTCCATCAAACATCACCCTGACATGGTAGAATTCTATGTTCAATTTGGTGTGGTATTCTCTTTCTGGTGGCTGGCTACTCCTGTGACTATCCTTGTCTGCAACTATGCTATCGATGCCTGGGTTAG AGCTAAGGTTGTGAATGCATTGAGAGAGTTGTCATCTGTATTGGACACATCTTCTTCCTGA
- the LOC139128900 gene encoding transmembrane protein 145-like isoform X2 — MMKSTSLTFGSIWMLGCILVIQMFLIAPGDAKIIQGHMKTASNFNFIDRFCFQPNEKGTLHYEIKYKAENCCYKLLMFNDEPDQWPYIRKHEDTLTCGDKKEAIPGTHNSKLTLTDGYNGCKKVTDSDGIEWMHCVGGRSFQTPRARWWYLVMSNCYSDVAMDFDYNITMTNGVKLWDKHFSADERYILETNLVFMVLYFFLSVITIRFSKILSERRFLHSTYKLFAFSVLAEFSSLFLMTIAYGMYGKTGLPYPGLEMFANFIESAGILVFILTIILLGKGFTITRGKLSEVSLTKLAVFMTVYTIVYCALYFCEETMFDPRDVLYKYESYAGYGLIGLYFIGNQFTVLYHFTVQDLYGLTMPSTSPSNITLTW, encoded by the exons ATGATGAAGTCGACAAGTTTGACGTTTGGTAGCATTTGGATGCTAGGTTGTATCCTAGTAATTCAGATGTTTCTCATCGCCCCCGGTGATGCAAAAATCATCCAAGGGCATATGAAAACGGCTTCG AACTTCAATTTCATTGATAGGTTTTGTTTCCAGCCAAATGAAAAGGGAACACTCCACTATGAAATTAAGTACAAAGCC GAAAACTGTTGTTACAAGTTACTGATGTTTAATGATGAACCTGACCAATGGCCGTATATCCGAAAACATGAAGATACCTTG ACTTGTGGTGATAAGAAGGAAGCAATTCCAGGGACTCACAATTCCAAGCTGACATTGACTGATGGGTATAATGGATGCAAGAAAGTGACTGACTCCGATGGCATTGAG TGGATGCACTGTGTTGGAGGTCGCTCCTTTCAAACACCCCGTGCACGTTGGTGGTACTTGGTGATGAGTAACTGTTATTCTGATGTAGCTATGGACTTTGATTATAACATTACTATGACCAACGGTGTCAAGTTGTGGGATAAACACTTCTCAGCTGATGAAAGAT ATATTCTGGAAACCAATTTGGTGTTTATGGTTTTGTATTTCTTCCTGTCTGTGATCACCATCCGATTTTCCA AGATTCTGTCAGAACGGAGATTTCTACACTCGACATACAAGTTGTTTGCCTTCTCAGTATTGGCAGAATTTTCCAGTTTGTTTCTAATGACAATTGCATACGGCATGTACGGAAAGACCGGTTTACCGTATCCTGGATTGGAAATGTTCG caaactttattgaatcAGCAGGAATTCTGGTCTTCATCTTGACAATCATTTTGCTTGGCAAAGGATTTACAATCACAAG AGGTAAACTGAGTGAAGTGAGTTTGACAAAGCTGGCAGTCTTCATGACGGTATACACCATTGTGTACTGTGCTCTGTACTTCTGTGAGGAAACCATGTTTGACCCAAGAGATGTTCTCTACAAATATGAATCTTATGCCGGCTATGGACTGATTGGACTGTATTTCATTGGTAA CCAATTCACAGTATTATATCATTTCACTGTTCAGGATTTGTATGGACTCACTATGCCATCTACTTCTCCATCAAACATCACCCTGACATGGTAG